One Methanobrevibacter wolinii SH DNA segment encodes these proteins:
- the mtrD gene encoding tetrahydromethanopterin S-methyltransferase subunit D, translated as MDLIFLIILIIIAGICMGAGVHFIPVGGAPAAMATATGVGTGTAMLAAGAGMTGLITAASMEGASLVMIIIAGGIGAMLMMGITMLFANYIYVYGVGVVPVSAKTQKDPITGFDQEAYKTPGTEGHGVPTVAYVSGIIGSLLGGVGGGIAFYAIQTIASTSKVFGSNTSICIALAAICATGLFFINSVLASYNIGGTIEGMMDPKFKRIGRGAVCSLIASLVIAIVIILLCGGI; from the coding sequence ATGGATTTAATTTTCTTAATTATATTAATTATTATTGCTGGAATCTGTATGGGTGCAGGTGTACACTTCATTCCTGTAGGTGGAGCTCCTGCTGCTATGGCTACTGCTACTGGTGTAGGTACTGGTACTGCAATGTTAGCTGCTGGTGCTGGTATGACCGGTCTTATTACTGCTGCTTCAATGGAAGGAGCTAGTTTAGTCATGATTATTATTGCAGGTGGAATTGGTGCAATGTTAATGATGGGTATTACCATGTTATTTGCAAACTACATTTATGTATATGGTGTAGGTGTTGTTCCTGTATCTGCAAAAACTCAAAAAGATCCTATTACTGGTTTTGATCAAGAAGCTTATAAAACTCCAGGTACTGAAGGTCACGGAGTTCCTACTGTTGCATATGTAAGTGGTATTATTGGATCACTTTTAGGTGGTGTAGGTGGAGGAATTGCATTTTATGCTATCCAAACCATCGCTTCAACCTCAAAAGTATTTGGTTCTAACACTTCTATTTGTATTGCATTAGCTGCAATTTGTGCAACTGGTTTATTCTTTATTAACTCTGTACTTGCTTCCTATAATATTGGAGGTACTATTGAAGGTATGATGGACCCTAAATTCAAAAGAATTGGTAGAGGTGCTGTCTGTAGTTTAATAGCTTCATTAGTAATTGCAATCGTTATTATATTACTTTGTGGAGGTATCTAA